The Macrobrachium rosenbergii isolate ZJJX-2024 chromosome 31, ASM4041242v1, whole genome shotgun sequence sequence GAGGCCGtattatgaaaagaagaaagaatggtCAGGCGTCTCTGAACCGTCACACAGGATGTTCTGCAATAGGAGATACTATAAAGGTCACTCGAGTAATTACTTGAAGAAGAACAATCGGATGGGAAAAAGGGGGAACTTTTGTGTTGATCGCCCTCCCGCAACCcgtccctcccctcctcctagaCCATTCATTGTTCTGTTGGTCGTAGGGATCCTATCTGAAAGGCCGAGGAAGGAGAGATAGATTTGATTTGAAGTGTGCCTGTGGAGGAAGAGGCAGAGGAGGACATCACAAACTTCCGCTCATCTTTCTTGATAAACCATCGATTGTTGATGGAGGTCATATTCTACGGAGCTGACTTTCATGttatcgtagagagagagagagagagagagagagagagagagagagagagagagaggtgggctcAGTGGTTAACAGGAATTTGACTTCGTACTGTAGTAGTTCAACGCTGACCCCACCAGCAAGAGATCTATAGTAGTTCGGTATCCGAAAGACGAAGGAGCCGTAACGATTTAGGCAAGTTCCGTTAAAACCGATGCGCATCTGTCGACCTAATCAGGGAAATTTACGCTTGGTAGTTAGTCAGCTATGATGGATCATAGCCAGGTTGAGAAGAAAAGTCGTTAGAACTGAATGCTATTAGATATgtcctccgtaggggggtagtgccgtcagtgcacctcatgtggtgtactgtaggcattacttaaggttctttgcagcgtgccttcggcccctagctgcaacgcctttcgttccttttactgtacctccttaaATTCTTCCTCTCccaaaaattgattcatagtgcaactgtgaagtttcctcctgttacacctttcatacccattactgtcaatttccatttcagctgtggatgacctcataggtcccagagcttggcctttggcctaaattctatattcaattcagtgcAGTTAAATATGCCGCGAGGAGCTGTAAAGAAACTGTCTTTTGTATATTCAGGTAGACGTTTTCCTTTACTTAACTAAGAAttcgaataaaaaatgaatggaaagaatTCGAGATCCGACGACAGGGTAGAGTGAGAggtgataccataagggaaattacggagcTCCACATAAAGATGAaatatgatgaaagagagatggaaatgGCTCGGACATGTCCCCCACACAACCCCAAGAGaaatagtacgtgatagtgtcagctggccTCCTTTGGTCACCCAAAAAAAGTGTAAGACCCAGACGTACTTGGTTGAGAACTATGAGGAGGAGgctaatacacacatatatatacagtatatgtatatattatatatatatatatatatatatatatatatatatatatatatatatatataaaatattttttgtatttctacaATGGTTGTTGTATGAAGTATGTAAGAGATCcgcacatgaaaataaaagggggaTATCAAGACTTTCgacttgtattttatatataattatatatatatatatatatatatatatatatatatatatatattatatatatatatatatataaatatatatattatatataatgcaattgactatgaagaaataataaattttgggcTATATCATTCCATATCTCCTTTCGAAACGTATATCACCTATGTTATCAAATGACCTTAGGAGTTTGAAGGAAGCATCCCTTCGAAATTTGGACATGTTTAATACTTTCTCCAAACAaacaatatatttgatttttgtatgaGAAATCTCTTTCCATTTCCATGAGTGTTTTATCTTCTTCGTAAAATGTCTTCaattcttatgattttttgagatataagaaaaattcttGACTTCCTTTTAGTATCCAGGAAAAACTCTTATTCCATAAAAGAAAGCAAATACCCagaataattttctgtaaatgtgCACGAAAAGGAAAAGACTTTTCCCACGTGAAATAAAAGAgcatgattatacacacacacatattttttcctttttctcactcTCACTTAATTGAACACACAATCACCCAGTTATTTTCATTATCCTTCAGTACCACATAATCCTGTACTTGAAATCAGTTTTAATTTATGGCAAAGCATATATTTAatcaatgttttatttctttcgcaGGGCATCAGCATGAGGAATCCTCGATGAGAACTACCTTAAGAGTGTCTCTGGGGTTGGGCGTGAGGCCATGATCACTATGGAGGACCCTCGACGGATCTCCAGAGTGGGCCTCCTGAATCCCCCAAACGGCGGGCCCCACTCTTTGGATGCTTCTCTTCTCCTCCGCCACTATCCCCCAGAGCCAGTGCCCAAGAGAAACTCTGGAGGATTTGACAACGTCGGATTCGACCTAGAATCATTGGGGGAAGCGGGTCCGGGCAGTCGCCGGCCTTTGGTGAGCGTGCATGTGAGGACCCTTCCCCCGGAGGAGCACGTTCTGTCCTCTCTCAGTCGACAGCCCAAATCTCTACCACCCACGCCCATCCTCGCCGCACACGCTCGTCGAACTAGTTTCCCTTTGCTGGAAGAGAAATTCGGTGCATCGCCTTGGAGGCACCATATAGGAAGTGTGAGAGTGATCAAagtacatgatgatgatgatggtgatgatgatgatgacggtaaGGGTGGTGCTGTTTTATCCGATCCATCCAGTAGCGGTGATGAGGAAAAAAGCGCGGCGTCGGTGGAAACTGCGAGAGAAATCGAATCGAAAGAAACGATCGACGAGAGAGAACCGGAAAAGGAAGACGATGGCGAAGAGGATGATAGTAGTGCTGATAGAAAGAGAGCCAATGGCGAATCGGTGATTGTGAGTGATCCTGCCGAGTACAGTCACGatggtgaggaggaggatgaagatggCGCGATGGAATCGGACGAGATGACAGTGGGTAATGGTGCCTCGCCCTACGGCACCTCACAGAAAACGCGGCCGCCACAGAAAACGGTGTCTGGGTGGGAGGTATGCGCGTCTGCGGTCACTGGTACAAACGCCAGTATGCGAGAAACCATGGTGGAGGCCGGAGGAGCCGCGCGGCCCTCTGCAGCCAACAGTGTCTCTGTCGCGGCACATTCAAGGATGCCATCCAGTGCCAGAGTGTCTCGAGTGCCCTTGCTGAGTGGCGTCTCCGTCGCCAGTAGTGTGTCAAGTGTCGTATTATGTGGGACGTCCACTGTTTCAGCGGCTCCCACTGTGAGTGCACTAACCAAAGTGTCCAGTGTTAGGATTGTACCTACGCCTACAACAACGCCCACGCCGAGTATCAGTGGTTATGATACAACCTCGAACctccaacaacagcaacaagcCAAACCAATTAACCTAGCCCCTTCAGCAGCTCCCAGACCCTCGCCCAGACCACCTAAGCCGAACCCCATCAGACCCACCAGCAGCGGTAGGTGCGAGTCCTCTGCACATCAGCTGCCGCAGGTGGTCATAGAGGAaccacaacagcagcagcagcaagtcCCACCACCTCCGTCACGGTCTCAACAccatcagcagcagcaacagcagcagctccTCCCAGCCCCAACACCACCACATACACCACCAGCAACAGATTCCAGCCCCAACACACCAACATCACCATCACAATCATCACAATCATAACTCAGGGGCCCAGGTCCCCCAGTCCGTGTCTCACCATCTGCAGCAGCAGCCCTTAAGTCTGCAGGGGCTGCAGGAGACTGTGCAGCAGCAGTATGGTCAGGGGCAACAGCCGCTCTTGCAGCAGCATCCGCATCAGGGACAACCTGAAAGCCAGCAGCATCTGCAGCTGCAGCAGCACCACCTCCTGCAGGAGGCGAGGCGAGAGGAGCGAGAGCGCCGTCGCGAACGGCGTCGGGAGCGAAGGGAGCGACGTGCTCATCGATCAGGGGCTGCTCCTGCCCAAGGGAATCAGACCGAAGTGGGAGATGCCTCCGTGGCCCTGCCAACCGTTGCCCACGATGCCCAGCTCCCGGACCTGTTGCACTCGCATGTTCCGCCTCCTTATTCAACGCTGCCGTCGGCAGTGCGACCTTTGGGAGGCATGTTAGGGCCTCCGCCCCCGGGGCCTGCTGGACCACCGCCGCCTCCACCCCCTATGCCTCTTCATGTtcctccaccacctccccccGGACCCCATTTGGCACCTGGGCACTTTCCACCTCCAGCTCCTGTGCCAGGGTCCCCCTTGAGACCTCCACCTGATAGCCCTTGGCCCTTTGGATCTAGAAGGTAAGTCTGAGATGggtcttcaaaaaaaactttattatggTTTAATGTTGTGTTCGTcactctttcttttgtatttaggaCCTATTTTTGTATAACTTGATGAATCGAAGAATAACTGCTGGTGGTGTGTACGTAGGATTTTATGGtagaaacatattatatatatatatatatatatatatatatatatatatatatatatatatatatatatatatataatatatatataatatatatatatatataatatatattatatatatatatatatatatatatatatatatatatatatatatataataatatatataatatatatatatatatatatatatatatatatatatatatatatatacatatatatatatatatatatatatatatatatatatatatatagtatatatagtgcgcgcgtgcgtgtgtgcgcgttcaaaaatagataaattcatGTGATTTCTGCTTGAGGAAATATCCTGCGAAACTTGCTGAATGAATCTAGAGAATGTGGATGTTGTTTTTACCAGTGAATTCGTGGTGTCATTCCCTGTGAGCATGCTTTCTCTTTAGGTAGTTCAGACTGTTCTTGAAGGAAAGtgtatttcatttgttgtttatatGACAGCTGTTATTTTCACCAAAGATAAAAGAAGGTAGATTTAGTCACTCATTGACTcatttgaagaaagagaatgcatTTATGCTGGACCGGTTTATCAGAATGCTGCACTTCATTTCATATTGCCTTAAACCTCTTCAGCAACTGAATATTTGAAAGTTTACATATTAACTTTGAAGGTGCTTTCACATCGCTTTTCGACGGAAAGGTAAAATTCCAGCAAATCGAATAGttgccacctttttttttttttattaatcgttGCATTAAGATACATTTGTGAGGACCTCAGTAACAACTGAGGAAATAAAATTGATGTCTATCACATGTAAAAACTGTTATTTAATGTGAATTCAGAATTATTAGACTGATCAATTAGTATACGACAGTGAATCGACcgcattgtttttattattattattattattattattattattattattattattcgaactGCAATGTTTAAGCCCAAGGGCCCGGTTAGGAAAGCAGAACAAGGAAATtggaaagtaaagaataaaccatGAAATtagtaataacaaagaaaacaaaataagggaaataaagtcaaatcaataagagaaataacaaactTTGAAGTGAGATTCGTGTTAATTTGCACAGCAAAAAGCATTGGCACCTGGTTAACTTCTGGCGTTAGCTACACACACAGATGAAGATCATTTTCCATTGTGGTCACCAAAGGAATGAAACTTAGAGAACACTGTGTGGCATTGAACTTTAGAGAAGAATAAGGCAAGACTGCTAGAATTAACTGCATACCTGAAGTTGCGTAGTGGATAGCATAGTCTGGCAAGATCTGAATGCGAAGGATCGCCAGAATCATGAAATATCCTGCACAGCATGAACACTGAGCTAATGGAGCAACTGTCCCAGAGTAGAATATGAGATcgttataagaaattttaataagaTTCGAGTTTTTATCTTGCAGTTTAAGATGCTAGTAAGCTACGGGAGACCGAATAGGATAGATTCGAGACGTGGAAGAATGAGAGAATGCATTTCCTCAGGAGAGAAAGGtctccaaaaatcttgaaaagactGTTATTATACTGCAGTTTTGCCTGATCTCGGTTACGTTGCTTTGTAGTGAGATGAAGAGCAGTACAGGGACCGGTGGAGAGAGTGCATTGGTGAGTGGAGTTGACGACTGGGTATGGTCAGATTCATAAAGGAGCTGGTTTCGATCAGGTCTTCTTGccacgtctgagagagagagagagagagagagagagagagagagagagagagagagagagagagagagaggcaggaacgCCTCGGGGGTACACCTTGCTAAGGCGGCGTCTCGTTGCAGCAACCCCGATATCAGTGTTGCACATACTCGAACCACTTCCAGGAAAACTTACAGCCTCTTGGCTGATCGTTATTTCCTGACAGTTGTTTGCAATGCCCCCACCAATGCATCTGCGCATAAAATTTTGCCAGGGTATGGTGCTTTTCAATGACGTATTCCAGGCGAAATAAGTTTGTGGGTGTTGACTTTTATGTTGGAGAACGTATGTAGCGCAGCGTTTGGTAACTTTCTTGGAACTTGGTTGCCTGCTTGGTGTTTAGGAGGAGGTTTTATGTCTTTTGTAGCCTACTTTGTGCTTGGAAGGTTAGGGAATTTGTAAGCATTTCTGTATAAAGGAGATGACAGTAAGTATAATTGCACgctatatggaaataaaaattttgtttagagaCGTTTCTCATGTTCACTTCTTCGTCAGTCGGTTCGGCGATGTGTCAGGAAAgggtataaaaaagaaagaggaaccagaaagagaaaataaactaaacatGTATAAAGTTGGTAAAGGAGGATGGAGAAAGTCCCGCAAACACTTCGAACGACCCAAAATCCCTCCCTCTGTGTTTGTGCGAGTGAGAGGGAGTGAATTGGGGATTTTTTCAACTATTTGCTTTAAGTTTCGATTTGGGTAAAGTTTGTATACTCAtcgtttttttttcaggaaacgaATCTCTGTTAGGTTGTATG is a genomic window containing:
- the LOC136855409 gene encoding LOW QUALITY PROTEIN: uncharacterized protein (The sequence of the model RefSeq protein was modified relative to this genomic sequence to represent the inferred CDS: inserted 2 bases in 1 codon), coding for MITMEDPRRISRVGLLNPPNGGPHSLDASLLLRHYPPEPVPKRNSGGFDNVGFDLESLGEAGPGSRRPLVSVHVRTLPPEEHVLSSLSRQPKSLPPTPILAAHARRTSFPLLEEKFGASPWRHHIGSVRVIKVHDDDDGDDDDDGKGGAVLSDPSSSGDEEKSAASVETAREIESKETIDEREPEKEDDGEEDDSSADRKRANGESVIVSDPAEYSHDGEEEDEDGAMESDEMTVGNGASPYGTSQKTRPPQKTVSGWEVCASAVTGTNASMRETMVEAGGAARPSAANSVSVAAHSRMPSSARVSRVPLLSGVSVASSVSSVVLCGTSTVSAAPTVSALTKVSSVRIVPTPTTTPTPSISGYDTTSNLQQQQQAKPINLAPSAAPRPSPRPPKPNPIRPTSSGRCESSAHQLPQVVIEEPQQQQQQLQQHHLLQEARREERERRRERRRERRERRAHRSGAAPAQGNQTEVGDASVALPTVAHDAQLPDLLHSHVPPPYSTLPSAVRPLGGMLGPPPPGPAGPPPPPPPMPLHVPPPPPPGPHLAPGHFPPPAPVPGSPLRPPPDSPWPFGSRRSRGSPRGPPYLGEEEAKSCCGLMVTQAVSIXWFIIMIAFVGLCCTVVGTVLGAVKTYNSEYVTITLLMIGVGIVLITVSGVAWHLTSRDAPCRVMLGLAPHDSVRGEPRRFMARMAPAFGRPHHPYAAMMYPEFQYRPPPPSYQASMQEYRLRLLLLDRHHSHSAHPQAPSPPPTYRSGGPNLRGLTVNTLGRESNYSQPPSYRSREGSVSHNPDAVPSSHPGGSIAPAHSRDPSCLSYLSHESIYSTGAPPSQEGSLRAGQLVDRDKVAVVEDSALPPAKKDSRRDDNTVTIVQTTDSSQVIGSDAVVVTVSGSNSNYVSVPPQNPTNDAEISVLAHL